One part of the Astatotilapia calliptera chromosome 9, fAstCal1.2, whole genome shotgun sequence genome encodes these proteins:
- the LOC113029362 gene encoding uncharacterized protein LOC113029362: MTYTVQCFRSVELVNIAVSHCLLQTTPPLNSSHTLLTEVPDGLWASSKYDVGLITDCEPVVITPKSSFRPCQRQYPLKQEAIEGISPVFESLLKAGVIIPCLTSPVRTPLFPVKNIRGPNEPVEWRFVQDLQAVNKAVIPRAPVVPNPHTILSQIPSDAMWFTVADLTNAFFSVPVHPDSQFWSAFEFQGKVYTFTRLCQGYYFLQEGGSCDDHSKTSHQKTDGVIPRNHIILPQFHSTLLLCGSPTHCTHSWYKSVSQWSHFFDTTG; this comes from the exons atgacgtATACAGTCCAGTGTTTCCGCTCAGTTGAGCTAGTGAACATAGCTGTCTCACACTGTCTGCTTCAAACAACACCTCCTCTAAACTCCTCACACACCCTGCTGACAGAGGTGCCTGACGGCCTGTGGGCCTCATCTAAGTATGATGTAGGCCTGATTACAGATTGTGAGCCAGTGGTAATCACTCCAAAGTCCTCGTTTAGACCATGCCAAAGACAATATCCTCTGAAACAGGAAGCCATAGAGGGGATTAGTCCTGTGTTTGAATCCCTGTTAAAGGCCGGAGTAATTATCCCATGCCTCACCTCTCCGGTTCGCACTCCACTATTCCCTGTGAAGAATATCAGAGGACCAAATGAACCTGTTGAGTGGCGGTTTGTGCAGGACTTACAAGCTGTGAACAAGGCTGTAATCCCCAGAGCCCCTGTGGTTCCTAACCCCCACACCATTTTGTCCCAAATCCCATCTGACGCTATGTGGTTTACTGTTGCTGACCTGACTAATGCATTCTTCTCTGTTCCAGTTCACCCAGACAGCCAGTTCTGGTCTGCCTTTGAGTTCCAGGGAAAGGTTTACACATTCACTCGGTTGTGTCAAGGCTACT ATTTCCTCCAAGAGGGTGGAAGCTGTGATGACCATTCCAAAACCTCTCACCAAAAAACAGATGGTGTCATTCCTAGGAACCACATCATACTGCCGCAATTTCATTCCACACTActcctctgtggaagccccacTCACTGCACTCATTCATGGTACAAGTCTGTCAGCCAATGGTCGCATTTCTTTGACACCACAGGCTGA